From the genome of Cryptococcus neoformans var. neoformans B-3501A chromosome 1, whole genome shotgun sequence, one region includes:
- a CDS encoding hypothetical protein (Match to ESTs gb|CF189068.1|CF189068, gb|CF189067.1|CF189067; Similar to gi|46095827|gb|EAK81060.1| hypothetical protein UM00631.1 [Ustilago maydis 521], FASTA scores: opt: 685, E(): 2e-35, (38.034% identity (65.330% similar) in 773 aa overlap (10-690:96-840)); HMMPfam hit to FG-GAP, FG-GAP repeat, score: 54.2, E(): 3.5e-13) has product MRHSSLALLSSLLLLSLPTFAFWPFKEKRFKDEAFINAGPLGLSKLGGRVAAIGDWDGDSKLDLFTLSDEAKTVQIHLWNGDKYKYIPSHTLSLSERIINVVPGDYNHDGHLDLLLMYDKSEGGGWWGSKVERLGMGVYLGGGPDGGFQEESWTLPLSTPSQPMVYDADGSLRPSLLGYQPTETGEGVVSWRNNGTGFTLEIPQLRPIDQICTMANPHSSAFVDIDGDCLPDLVLHCSRSKSVSFIQIWLNRGDAGYILARSYDLPSGSGPISFADTNRDGSVDIIFPTCTHKSTSTGLGRDCSINIAQNKQVPLCSTEGSQWNTDGLLKCRGWGDMCLSDEKFEFSFDESDPSFASIPLSELLPDSSNPGILLHSPSDSSIPLPLRPGDFNVDGFPDFLFVTSDDTKSSKSTQVNILENVPCAKGVIGCKKGVRRGWRLGHGKGWYDLEGITDAVGASWLDLDEDGSLDIMVQRSGDQIGHKVTFIQNNFYHDAFFLKTEVLNGVCDGKCEPVAGGKSYNPLGVSYSGATYKFTVLDTAGHRVAQQVAQLPQTGYHALQTPYAFFGLGRTNNYVEKLFIGVSLAPPNHITFLESLIPNSQVIINPPYPAAISSPDEKREEPRSPVKARSTEWKSQLYLKPGEWVPWVGAAVLGTVIVLGTVVLGLNEREKREDERDRQRALHAINFQAL; this is encoded by the exons ATGAGACATTCATCGCTAGCACTGCTATCCTCATTACTGTTATTATCTCTACCAACTTTTGCCTTTTGGCCTTTCAAAGAAAAGCGATTCAAAGACGAGGCATTCATCAATGCTGGACCTTTAGGGTTGAGTAAGCTTGGTGGAAGGGTTGCTGCTATAGGAGACTGGGATGGGGATTCGAA GCTTGATTTATTTACACTTTCAGACGAAGCCAAAACAGTGCAAATACATTTATGGAACGGCG ATAAGTACAAGTACATCCCCTCACACACTCTCAGCCTTTCCGAGCGTATAATAAATGTGGTCCCGGGCGATTACAACCACGATGGTCATCTCGATCTTCTTTTAATGTACGATAAGTCCGAAGGTGGAGGCTGGTGGGGATCAAAAGTGGAGAGATTAGGAATGGGAGTATATTTAGGAGGCGGGCCTGATGGAGGTTTTC aagaagaatcaTGGACTTTGCCACTGTCGACGCCGTCTCAACCAATGGTATATGATGCCGATGGCTCGCTAAGACCGTCGCTTCTGGGTTACCAACCTACTGAAACAGGGGAGGGCGTAGTAAGCTGGAGGAATAATGGTACAGGGTTTACATT GGAAATACCTCAGTTACGGCCTATAGATCAGATCTGCACCATGGCAAATCCGCATAGTAGTGCATTCGTTGATATTGACGGAGACTGCCTTCCAG ACCTCGTTTTACATTGCAGCCGATCAAAGTCCGTCAGTTTCATTCAAATATGGCTCAATCGTGGGGATGCTGGATATATCCTCGCTCGATCATATGATCTACCTTCTGGTAGCGGTCCGATCTCTTTTGCCGATACAA ATCGTGACGGCTCAGTAGATATAATTTTCCCAACTTGTACTCACAAATCAACTTCGACTGGGCTGGGTCGAGATTGCAGCATCAACATTGCGCAAAATAAACAGGTTCCGTTATGCTCTACCGAGGGCTCGCAATGGAACACGGATGGATTGCTGAAGTGCAGAGGTTGGGGTGACATGTGTTTGTCCGATGAGAAATTTGAGTTCAGCTTTGATGAGTCTGATCCC TCCTTTGCCTCCATTCCTCTCAGCGAACTACTTCCTGACTCTTCCAATCCTggtatccttcttcattcgcCTTCTGATTCGTCCAtacctctccctcttcgccCTGGTGACTTCAACGTGGATGGATTCCCAGATTTCCTATTCGTCACGTCCGATGATACAAAATCTTCGAAAAGCACACAGGTCAATATTTTGGAGAATGTGCCTTGTGCAAAGGGAGTGATCGGCTGTAAGAAGGGAGtaagaaggggatggagatTGGGACATGGGAAGGGATGGTATGACTTGGAGGGGATCACCGATGCTGTGGGCGCTAGCTGGCTCGATTTGGACGAGGAT GGATCTCTAGACATCATGGTTCAACGATCTGGGGACCAAATCGGCCATAAAGTGACTTTCATTCAAAACAACTTCTATCATGATGCATTTTTCCTCAAAACGGAAG TTCTCAATGGTGTTTGTGATGGCAAATGTGAGCCAGTGGCTGGCGGAAAGTCTTACAAT CCTCTGGGTGTCAGCTATTCAGGAGCCACGTACAAGTTTACTGTGCTTGATACCGCCGGACATCGGGTAGCCCAGCAGG TGGCTCAACTGCCGCAAACGGGCTACCATGCCTTGCAGACTCCTTACGCATTTTTTGGGTTGGGTCGCACGAATAACTATGTTGAA AAACTGTTTATCGGCGTATCTCTTGCCCCTCCCAACCACATCACTTTCCTGGAGTCTCTTATTCCCAATTCTCAAGTAATAATCAACCCTCCTTATCCTGCTGCCATATCCAGCCCAgacgagaagagagaagagccCCGATCGCCAGTGAAGGCGCGTTCTACGGAGTGGAAGTCCCAGCTTTACTTGAAACCTGGCGAATGGGTCCCTTGGGTGGGCGCAGCGGTCCTAGGTACGGTTATCGTTCTGGGTACTGTTGTCTTGGGATTGAATGAGCGGGAAAAgcgggaagatgagagagatAGACAGCGGGCATTGCATGCGATTAATTTCCAGGCATTGTAA
- a CDS encoding hypothetical protein (Similar to gi|46096077|gb|EAK81310.1| hypothetical protein UM00325.1 [Ustilago maydis 521], FASTA scores: opt: 441, E(): 1.3e-20, (30.263% identity (54.825% similar) in 456 aa overlap (10-407:75-523)); HMMPfam hit to Pex2_Pex12, Pex2 / Pex12 amino terminal region, score: 56.9, E(): 5.5e-14) codes for MGEVYEGESPAESSRAPKVNQLDADELDDALVSMLGEKVLRSIDNFKPKVSWDFKPEIELVIKLVIFRLGICDSLSRSSPGAKLQNLKLIHHPQLGIKTIRSALLLYLLLHPPIFPSYLLKRIRQHALSKQWPDLPNYDWRKKAWKALGRIELASKIWEASGWAGFLWDGKYPSLLMRILGLRLVPSQPHLTKLVSYEFMNRQLVWSAFTEFLMFVIPLLPTVPPFLRLSPSRFFKPISTFLSQPTDIDYSSLPPIPLDRRGLNCGDNEPRKHGGPLAHLPKTTCPICYIRHSAAPVPLSSTSQGSSLTLPPIPGSSEAAFGHEASETDGEEECGIFMPARTDCDGGCLWCYYCIGEELYRHRKTNLQKIYRSKQMRNGRQELEKTDEEVKWNCLRCGDGVSKAWRADSQDEAQLLYG; via the exons ATGGGAGAAGTGTACGAAGGGGAATCACCTGCGGAGTCTTCTAGGGCTCCTAAGGTCAATCAATTAGATGCGGATGAGCTAGACGATGCTCTCGTATCCATGCTTGGCGAGAAGGTCTTGAGGTCGATCGACAACTTCAAG CCAAAAGTATCATGGGATTTCAAGCCCGAGATAGAGCTTGTCATAAAGCTAGTCATTTTTCGATTAGGCATTTGTGATTCATTGTCTCGCAGTTCGCCGGGGGCCAAACTCCAAAACTTGAAGctcatccaccatcctcaactAGGGATAAAAA CAATACGATCCGCCCTTTTGCTGTATTTACTGCTTCACCCCCCAATATTCCCCTCTTACCTCCTCAAAAGGATAAGACAGCACGCGCTATCTAAACAATGGCCGGACCTCCCAAATTACGACTGGCGTAAGAAAGCATGGAAAGCACTTGGTAGGATTGAACTAGCTTCCAAAATCTGGGAGGCATCTGGTTGGGCAGGTTTTCTATGGGATGGGAA GTACCCTTCCCTTTTAATGAGGATCCTGGGACTGCGGCTGGTCCCATCTCAACCACATCTCACCAAACTCGTTTCGTACGAGTTCATGAACCGTCAGCTGGTCTGGAGCGCATTCACTGAATTTCTTATGTTCGTCATACCACTTTTACCAACAGTTCCGCCGTTCCTACGCCTTTCTCCGTCTAGATTTTTCAAGCCCATCAGCACCTTTCTTTCGCAGCCCACCGATATCGACTATAGTTCATTGCCCCCAATTCCTTTGGACCGCAGAGGTTTGAATTGTGGAGATAATGAGCCAAGGAAACACGGCGGTCCACTGGCCCATCTTCCCAAAACTACTTGCCCAATATGCTACATAAGACACTCTGCTGCCCCTGTCCCCCTGTCATCCACTTCTCAAGGCTCCTCATTGACACTACCTCCCATACCTGGGTCTTCGGAGGCTGCATTCGGTCATGAAGCTTCCGAGACGGAcggtgaggaagagtgtGGGATTTTCATGCCTGCTAGAACGGATTGCGATGGAGGATGTTTGTGGTGTTATTATTGTATAGGAGAGGAGCTGTACAGGCATCGCAAGACGAATCTTCAAAAGATCTATCGCAGTAAACAAATGCGGAATGGCCGACAGGAACTGGAGAAGACCGATGAAGAAGTAAAATGGAATTGTTTGAGGTGTGGAGATGGTGTAAGCAAAGCTTGGAGAGCCGATTCTCAGGATGAAGCTCAATTGTTGTACGGATGA